The Candidatus Thorarchaeota archaeon genome has a segment encoding these proteins:
- a CDS encoding ArsA family ATPase: MNLRDIIYDKDIKFILSGGKGGVGKTSCAGAIAVLSAEYGLRTLVISTDPAHSLSDSIDQNLSGGDVIKVEGIDNLWGMEINTEKGMREFQENLGQMQGPEVEMASQLMGGMDSMPPPGSDEAMAFGKMLEFIGDPNYDRVVFDTAPTGHTLKLLELPDLLDSWLGKMLTLRQRISSMMSGFKAFLGGAAPEEDDSWKMLQQTKEKIRAASVMLADEKLTQFVVVMIPEAMAVFETQRLLSSLNKWSIPVSNIIVNQLVPENPSCPFCTSRRRMQQSNLVDIRELYHDLHVTEVPLFDHEIRGIDELRRLGHILINEETTQ; encoded by the coding sequence ATGAACCTTCGAGATATCATTTACGATAAGGATATCAAATTTATCCTCTCTGGCGGTAAGGGTGGTGTTGGTAAGACAAGCTGCGCCGGAGCCATTGCTGTTCTCTCAGCCGAATACGGGCTGCGCACACTTGTGATCTCTACAGATCCGGCTCACAGCCTCAGTGATAGCATTGATCAGAACCTCTCTGGTGGCGATGTTATCAAGGTCGAAGGCATCGATAATCTATGGGGGATGGAGATTAACACCGAAAAAGGGATGCGTGAGTTCCAAGAGAACCTTGGCCAGATGCAAGGACCTGAGGTCGAGATGGCATCACAATTAATGGGTGGAATGGATAGTATGCCCCCCCCCGGCTCAGATGAGGCCATGGCCTTTGGAAAGATGCTGGAGTTCATAGGCGACCCCAATTATGATCGGGTGGTCTTCGATACTGCACCTACTGGGCATACTCTCAAACTGCTTGAGCTACCCGACCTATTGGACAGCTGGCTGGGTAAGATGTTGACTCTTAGGCAGCGTATCAGTTCTATGATGTCTGGTTTCAAGGCATTCCTTGGTGGTGCTGCTCCTGAGGAGGATGACTCGTGGAAGATGTTGCAACAGACCAAAGAGAAGATCCGTGCTGCAAGCGTCATGCTGGCCGATGAAAAGCTGACGCAGTTTGTTGTTGTCATGATCCCCGAGGCGATGGCAGTCTTTGAGACCCAGCGTCTTCTCTCCAGTCTGAATAAATGGAGCATCCCCGTGAGCAATATCATCGTCAATCAGCTTGTTCCAGAGAACCCATCGTGTCCCTTCTGTACAAGTCGGCGACGTATGCAACAGTCCAACCTTGTCGATATCAGGGAGTTGTATCATGACCTCCATGTCACAGAGGTACCGCTCTTTGACCATGAGATCCGAGGAATAGATGAACTTAGAAGGCTCGGGCACATACTAATCAACGAGGAGACCACACAATGA